Genomic DNA from uncultured Methanospirillum sp.:
CCTGATCTGATCCCGGTCTTTGACTCTCACTGGGCTGATCTTGTCGTCTACTTTACCACCAACACATCTTCAGAGAAGATAAGCCAGATTGCACAGAATGAGAAGGCATCGGTCTATTACTGCAACCCTTCGGAGTGGCGTGGCCTGATGCTTGGTGGAACGATATCGGTTGTTTCTGATCCTGGACTGAAACAGAGGATCTGGCAGGAGAACTGGACAATGTATTATCCTGGAGGTGTGCATGATGCCGATTATGCGATACTCTGCCTTGTTCCACGGATCGCTAAGTACTACGAGTACCTTGATTCGATCTCGTGGAATCCTGCAGAAAAACCATGAAACCCCTCTCCGAAGGGGGAATCCTGATCTCCCAGGTTCATCAACTTGCCGGACGAGTGTTTGCCCGCAAACTCCGCGATCATGGGCTTGAGGCGATCAACCCTGCACAGGGAAGGATCCTGTTTGCACTCTGGAAAGGTGACGGTATCGCGATCAGGGACCTTGCCAGCAGGACCAAACTTCAGAAATCAACGCTGACCAGTATGCTTGACCGGCTGGAACAAGATGGGCTTATTACCAGGAATCCTTCTGAAAAAGATCGGCGGGTCATTCTTATCTCCCTGGCACGGGATCATGAGATCATCAGGGATCTCTTCTTGCAGGTGTCGCATGAGATGATCGAAGAGTTCTACGCTGGTTTTTCACCAGGTGAGATCGATGATTTCGAGGAGAACCTCAGACGAATCATCAGAAATCTTCAGAATGGGGATGGCAGTGAAGATCCTGGTCTGGCCTGAAGAAATTCTTCACAGATTTCAGGTTGACCGAATGATATGTAT
This window encodes:
- a CDS encoding pyridoxamine 5'-phosphate oxidase family protein, which translates into the protein MDRTSGEKRALDLMAVTPTAVLTTMDADGWPSTRAMLNLRNVETYPDLIPVFDSHWADLVVYFTTNTSSEKISQIAQNEKASVYYCNPSEWRGLMLGGTISVVSDPGLKQRIWQENWTMYYPGGVHDADYAILCLVPRIAKYYEYLDSISWNPAEKP
- a CDS encoding MarR family transcriptional regulator; the protein is MKPLSEGGILISQVHQLAGRVFARKLRDHGLEAINPAQGRILFALWKGDGIAIRDLASRTKLQKSTLTSMLDRLEQDGLITRNPSEKDRRVILISLARDHEIIRDLFLQVSHEMIEEFYAGFSPGEIDDFEENLRRIIRNLQNGDGSEDPGLA